One window of Lemur catta isolate mLemCat1 chromosome 3, mLemCat1.pri, whole genome shotgun sequence genomic DNA carries:
- the SPRR4 gene encoding small proline-rich protein 4: MSSQQQQQQQCPPQKAQQQQVKQPCQPPPVKCQETCVPKTKDPHAPQAKKQCPPKGTAIPAQQKCPSAQQAPKSKQK; the protein is encoded by the coding sequence ATGTcttcccagcagcagcagcagcagcagtgcccACCCCAGaaggcccagcagcagcaggtgaaGCAGCCCTGTCAGCCACCCCCTGTCAAATGCCAAGAGACGTGTGTACCCAAAACCAAGGACCCACATGCACCCCAGGCCAAGAAGCAATGCCCACCCAAGGGCACAGCCATTCCAGCCCAGCAGAAGTGTCCCTCAGCCCAGCAAGCCCCCAAGAGTAAACAGAAGTGA
- the LOC123634617 gene encoding cornifin-A, which produces MSSQQQKQPCAPPPQPQQQQVKQPCQPPPQEPCATKIKEPCHPKVPEPCHPKVPEPCHPKVPEPCHPKVPEPCPSTVTPAPAQQKTKQK; this is translated from the coding sequence ATGAGTTCCCAGCAGCAGAAGCAGCCCTGCGCCCCACCCCCTCAACCTCAGCAGCAGCAGGTGAAACAGCCTTGCCAGCCTCCACCCCAGGAGCCATGTGCCACCAAAATCAAGGAGCCCTGCCACCCCAAGGTGCCTGAGCCCTGTCATCCCAAGGTGCCTGAGCCCTGCCACCCCAAGGTGCCTGAGCCCTGTCATCCCAAGGTGCCTGAGCCTTGCCCCTCAACGGTCACTCCAGCACCAGCCCAGCAGAAGACAAAGCAGAAGTGA